The Thermococcus henrietii genome segment GCAACGCGTTTCCTGAACCCCAAAAAGTGGGTTCTGGGAATAGCCTACGCACCAGTTCTCTTCTGGGGCATGGTGAAGGCAAACCTCGACGTTGCATACAGGGTCATAACGGGGAAGATAAGGCCCGGAATAGTCAGGGTTCCAGTCGACCTCGAAAACGACGCCCAGTACACGATTTTAGCGAACTCAATAACCCTCACCCCCGGAACACTCACCATAGACGCAATCCCGGAGGAGAAAGCACTCTACGTCCATTGGATTAACATCCCCGAAGGTCTTGAGAGGCCCCAGAACTCCGAGCCCGTTTCCGGGCCCTTCGAGAAGTGGGCGAGGAGGTTGGGAAGATGATTGCCCCGGAGTTCTTCTACGCCGCCGTGATAATAGCAATCGGGGGACTAATCTGCGTTCTACGGGCGATGATAGGACCAACTGTCCCAGACAGGGTCGTTGGGGTGGACACCCTCAACACCATAGTGGTCGCGTTAATGGTTCTCCTCGGAGCGGCCTACGACAGGACAATCTACATCGACATAGCCATCGTCTACGCATTCCTGAGTTACATAGGAACGCTCATCATAGCCAGATACCTTCAGGGGGGATTGGAATGAGCTCGGTTGATTACCTGGTTTACACCTTCCTCGCCGTCAGCGTGACGTTCAACATGCTCGGAAGCATAGCCCTCCACCGCTTCCCGGATGTTTACACGAGGCTTCACGGGGCGACCAAGTGCACAACCTTCGGAACGATATTCGCCGTTCTGGCCGTTGTAACCTACGCTCTCTATCAGCTTCACATTACAGGCGACCCCAAGTACCTCCAGATGGCCCTTCACAGCCTCGTTGCCCTCGTGGCGCTCCTCCTCACGAACCCCGTCGGAGCGCATGCAATAGCGAAAGCCGCGCACCTGAGCGGTTACAAGCCGGCTAAAGCGGTCGTTGACGCCTACGAGGAGAAGCTTGGGGGTGATAGGGAATGAACGCCCTCACAATTGACATGGCGATTCAAGCCATCATCCTCATCGGCGTTCTCATCACTGCCTACCTCACGATTCGCTTTAGAGACCTGCTCGCCGCTGCACTCATGTCCGCGGCAATGAGCCTGCTCCTCAGCCTCGAGTTCTACATGCTCCACGCCCCGGACGTTGCCATAGCCGAAGCGGCGGTCGGTGCCGGTGTCGTTACGGCGGTTGTGGTTTACGGCATAGCCAAGACAGAGAGATGGGAGGTGGAACCGTGAAGAGAACCATAGCTTACCTCTCACTGCTCTTCATCCTCGGGGTTCTGCTCTACATAGCCAACCCCAACTACGGCCTCGTCTTCGGGCCCGGGGGAAAGGAGTGGCTCACCCTGAGGTACACGGACAACTACTACATCCAGCACGGTGTCCAAGAAGTCGGCGGTATGAACATAGTCACCGACATAGTGTTCGACTACCGTGGTTACGATACGATTGGAGAGGCGACCGTCCTGTTCACGGCCATAGCCGGCGCGATTGCTCTTCTGAGGCCCTGGAGGAGGGATGAGAAATGAGGCCGAGGTGCGGTAGCGATATGGGGCTCATCGTCAAGACCTCGGCGAGGGCGATAATCCCGCTGATAGGCATCTTCGGAGCCTACATCGTCATGCACGGTCACCTGACACCGGGAGGTGGCTTCCAGGGAGGAGCGACGATTGCAGGAGCGGGAATACTGTTCCTCGTCTCGTTCGGCCTCGATGAGATGAAGAAGCATTATAACAAGAGCCTGTACTCGGCGCTTGAAGGAATCGGCGGTCTCGTCTTCCTCGGCGTCGCAATGCTCGGAATGAGCGTGGCGTTCTTCTACAACACGCTCTGGCACAACGGCCCGTTCTTCAACGGAAAGCCCGGAACGCTTCTATCCGCCGGATTCCTGCCCATAATGAACCTCGCCGTCGGCCTTAAGGTCTTCACCGGCCTCGTCAGCGCGCTTACGGCCATAGCCATGTACAGGAGGTGGAAGTCATGATTCAGTTTCAGTTCATCACGGCCTTCCTGCTCATAGTCCTTGGGATATACGCCTTCCTCGCGAAGAGGAACCTCATCAAGCTGATTCTTGCCCTGGACATCATAGACTCCGGAATACACCTGCTCCTCATAAGCCTCGGCTACCGCATAGAGCTCAACGAAATCCCGACCGCGCCGATTTACACCGGCTACGAGACGCTGAAGAGCCCGATGGTCGGCCCGCTTCCACAGGCCTTAGTGCTTACGAGCATAGTCATCGGCGTCTGTGTGCTCTCGCTCGCGGTCGCTTTGACGATAAACGCCTACCGCCACTACGGAACCCTTGACGTGAGAGCTCTAAGGAGGTTGAGGGGATGAACGGGCACGAGATACTTCCCTACCTCATAATCATCCCGCTCTTCGGAGCGTTCTCGATGCCGATAGTGAACCTCCTCGGCAGGAAGGCGAGGGAGGCGTGGGCCGTCATAATCAGCGGCGCGACCCTAGCGGTGGGCTCGGCGCTCTTCTACTACGTCTGGGGGAACAAGAGCATAATAGTCTACACCCTCGGAGCCAAGAGCCCGCTCGGCCAGGGCGTCAGCTTCCCGATAAGGATAGTCTGGGAGGTAGACCTCTTCGGCGCGATAATGGTCCTCATGGTAACGCTCGTGGCCTTCCTCGCGGTGGTCTACTCAATCGGCTACATGAAGCACGACACCGGCCTCGACAAGTACTACACCCTCATCCTGATCCTCGAGCTCGGAATGCTGGGCATAGCGATAACCGGCGACCTCTTCAACTTCTACGTCTTCCTCGAAATCATGAGTATAGCGAGCTACGCGCTGGTGGCCTTTAGAAACGACACCTGGGAGGGCATCGAGGCCGGCATAAAGTACATGTTCGTCGGCTCGATAGCGAGTTCGTTCATCTTACTCGGCATAGCGCTCCTCTACGGCCAGTACGGAACGCTGACGATGAGCTATCTCGCGGTTAAGCTCGCCCAGAACCCAACCGTTACGGCGAAGGTCGCGCTGGCGCTCTTCATAGCAGGACTCCTCTTCAAGAGCGGTGCTTCTCCAGTCCACATGTGGCTGGCAGACGCACACCCGGCCGCGCCAAGCTCGATAAGTGCGATGCTTTCAGGTCTCGTCATAAAGATAGGCGGAATCTACGCTTTAACCAGGATACTCTTCAGCATCTACGGGCATAGCGTGAGCATGAAAACCGTCGGCTGGGTCATCATAATCTTCGCCTGCATAACCCTCATAGTCGGCAACGCGATGGCGGTAATCCAGAACGACATGAAGCGTCTCTTAGCTTACTCCTCGGTCGGCCAGATAGGTTACATTCTGCTGGGCCTCGGAATCGGCTTGGCAGCTTATGGAAGCCAGACCGGCGAGATAGCGATGGCGGGAGCGATTTACCACACCTTCAACCACGCACTCATGAAGGCCCTCCTCTTCCTCATCGCGGGCGTTGTGATTCACCAGCTCGGCACGAGGGACCTCAACGAGCTGAGCGGCTTAGCTAAGACCATGCCGAAGACAACTTTCGCCTTCCTCATTGGAGCGGCCGCGATAATAGGAATGCCGCCCCTCAACGGCTTCGCGAGCAAGTGGCTCATATACGAGAGCTCGGCCGTGTTCAACCCGATACTCGGTGCGATAGCGATAATCGGAACGGCATTCTGTACGGCAGCATACGTCAAGGTGCTCTACACCTTCTTCGGCAGGCCGAACGAGAGGGTCATGAAGGCCAGGGACCCCGAGGGAAGCATGCTCTGGCCTATAATAATCCTCGCAGTCGCGATAGTCGTCATGGGACTCTTCCCCTGGCAGATAAGCGACAAGGTCATGATTCCGGCAGTTAAATCCCTTGAGAACCAGCTGGCATACATAAGCGCGGTCCTGGGAGGTGCGTGAAGATGTTCGGCTACTGGGATGCCCTTTACTTCGTCCTCGTTTTCATCGTCGGACTCATCTTAGCGTATCTCCTCGACCAGTGGGCGAAGAGGAGCGGAATGGGAACGAAAGAAGTTGGCGACGGGACGAAGATATTCATCAGCGGTGAGGACCCGGACAAGGTTATTCCGGGCTTCGAGCACCTTGAGGGCCACTACACGGGAAGAAACGTCATGTGGGGGCTAACTTACGCACTCAAGCGCTTCTTCACCGTCCTCAAGGCCGACCACACCGGACTGCTGACCGACTACGTGAGCTACCTCGTCATCGTTACGGCCTTCGTGATGGGGGTATTGCTCATCTGGGGGTGAAGGAAGGTGATGCTCATGCGCGGGTTTGAACGAGAGAAGAGAAACCCAATCACGATTGGAGCGCTTGGGGAGACCCCAAAACTTCCGCGAGCGCTTGCGAAGGCAAGGGCTCATAGGGGGTGATTGAGAGTGAGCATCAAAGTTCCCGCTAACGGCGGTTCAAACTCATCGGAGCGCGAGAGACTTGAGAAGAGAATCGCCCAGCTGTGTCGCTACATCGGGAAATCCCCCTGGGTCTTCCACGTGAACACGGGCTCGTGCAACGGTTGCGACATCGAAATCATAGCCGCTCTAACGCCACGCTACGACGCGGAGCGCTTCGGAGTCAAGCTCGTCGGCAGTCCAAGACATGCGGACATACTCCTCGTAACCGGGCCCGTAACAAACCAAAGCCTTGAGAGGGTCAAGCTCGTCTACGAGCAGACTCCAGAGCCGAAGATAGTCATAGCCGTCGGCTCGTGCCCAACGGGCGGAAGCGTGTTCTACGAGAGCCCCTTCACCAACGCACCGCTGAGCAACGTGATTCCGGTGGATGTTTACGTCCCGGGCTGTCCGCCGAGACCGGAGGCAATACTTCACGGCGTCGTTCTCGCGCTTGAGAAGCTGGCCAAACTCTTGAAGGGGGGTTCCGAGGAATGACGCCGTTTGGAGAGGTTCACAATCATTACGCGCCCGAAGGGCGCTATAGAGGGGTGAACGCTGGAAATGGGCCATTTGAAAAGCCCCCAGTCCACCATAACGGCCAGTTGGTTAGTAAAAGGCTTTCCGCGAGCGCTTGCGCAAGCAAGGGCTCTTCGGAGGTGAAAGAATGAGCGAGGTTAACGATAACGCTAACGTTGAGAAAGCTCGGGAGGAGGTCAAAGAACCCACCAAAGCCGAGAAGGTCGCGAAGGCGATAGCGGAGCGCTTTCCAAACGCCCAGGTCGAGGTCAAGACCAACAAGTGGGGGCGCGAGAGGGTCTGGGTGAGAATCGACAGGGAAAGCTACCGCGAGCTGATGAGGTTCATAAAAACGCTTGACGGCGAGGCCCACTACTCGATAGGCATCGAGCAGGACTGGGGGGACGACCTGGGCTTCCTCAGTCACCTCGTGATTTACTACGACGACGCCCCTGCCGTTTCACTGCTCATAGACGTCCACGCGCCGAAGGACGACCCAACGCTCCCGGACATCAGCGATATCTTTCCGATAGCGCTCCAGTTCGAGAGGGAAGGAATGGAGATGGTTGGCATAGACTTTGAAAATGCACCGGACAAGAGGAGGCTCTTCCTGCCTGACGACTTCCCCGAAGGCATCTATCCACTCCGCCTCGACGACAAGGGCGTTCCCGAGGAGATGGTGCACAACGCAGGCCACCCCTATTACCTCAAGGGAGGTGCTAAGAAATGACCAAAGTTGAATACTGGGTCAAGATACCCTTCGGTCCGATTCACCCCGGTCTGGAGGAGCCCGAGAAGTTCATACTCACCCTCGACGGCGAGAGGATAGTTGACGTTGACGTCAAGCTCGGTTATAACCTGCGCGGAATCCAGTGGATAGCCCTCAGGAGGAACTACGTCCAGATAATGTACTTAGCCGAGAGAATGTGCGGGATATGCAGTTTCTCCCACAACCACACCTACACGAGGGCCGTTGAAGAAGCGGCCGGAATAGAGGTGCCCGAGAGGGCAGAGTACA includes the following:
- a CDS encoding monovalent cation/H+ antiporter subunit E yields the protein MPFLVAFVFAYILWLILTAGTKGLLWNTQELIAGLIFAVIVGYTTKDIVGDKATRFLNPKKWVLGIAYAPVLFWGMVKANLDVAYRVITGKIRPGIVRVPVDLENDAQYTILANSITLTPGTLTIDAIPEEKALYVHWINIPEGLERPQNSEPVSGPFEKWARRLGR
- a CDS encoding cation:proton antiporter, with product MIAPEFFYAAVIIAIGGLICVLRAMIGPTVPDRVVGVDTLNTIVVALMVLLGAAYDRTIYIDIAIVYAFLSYIGTLIIARYLQGGLE
- the mnhG gene encoding monovalent cation/H(+) antiporter subunit G; the protein is MSSVDYLVYTFLAVSVTFNMLGSIALHRFPDVYTRLHGATKCTTFGTIFAVLAVVTYALYQLHITGDPKYLQMALHSLVALVALLLTNPVGAHAIAKAAHLSGYKPAKAVVDAYEEKLGGDRE
- a CDS encoding hydrogenase subunit MbhD domain-containing protein gives rise to the protein MNALTIDMAIQAIILIGVLITAYLTIRFRDLLAAALMSAAMSLLLSLEFYMLHAPDVAIAEAAVGAGVVTAVVVYGIAKTERWEVEP
- the mbhE gene encoding hydrogen gas-evolving membrane-bound hydrogenase subunit E, with the translated sequence MKRTIAYLSLLFILGVLLYIANPNYGLVFGPGGKEWLTLRYTDNYYIQHGVQEVGGMNIVTDIVFDYRGYDTIGEATVLFTAIAGAIALLRPWRRDEK
- a CDS encoding Na(+)/H(+) antiporter subunit B is translated as MRPRCGSDMGLIVKTSARAIIPLIGIFGAYIVMHGHLTPGGGFQGGATIAGAGILFLVSFGLDEMKKHYNKSLYSALEGIGGLVFLGVAMLGMSVAFFYNTLWHNGPFFNGKPGTLLSAGFLPIMNLAVGLKVFTGLVSALTAIAMYRRWKS
- a CDS encoding NADH-quinone oxidoreductase subunit K; its protein translation is MIQFQFITAFLLIVLGIYAFLAKRNLIKLILALDIIDSGIHLLLISLGYRIELNEIPTAPIYTGYETLKSPMVGPLPQALVLTSIVIGVCVLSLAVALTINAYRHYGTLDVRALRRLRG
- a CDS encoding proton-conducting transporter transmembrane domain-containing protein — encoded protein: MNGHEILPYLIIIPLFGAFSMPIVNLLGRKAREAWAVIISGATLAVGSALFYYVWGNKSIIVYTLGAKSPLGQGVSFPIRIVWEVDLFGAIMVLMVTLVAFLAVVYSIGYMKHDTGLDKYYTLILILELGMLGIAITGDLFNFYVFLEIMSIASYALVAFRNDTWEGIEAGIKYMFVGSIASSFILLGIALLYGQYGTLTMSYLAVKLAQNPTVTAKVALALFIAGLLFKSGASPVHMWLADAHPAAPSSISAMLSGLVIKIGGIYALTRILFSIYGHSVSMKTVGWVIIIFACITLIVGNAMAVIQNDMKRLLAYSSVGQIGYILLGLGIGLAAYGSQTGEIAMAGAIYHTFNHALMKALLFLIAGVVIHQLGTRDLNELSGLAKTMPKTTFAFLIGAAAIIGMPPLNGFASKWLIYESSAVFNPILGAIAIIGTAFCTAAYVKVLYTFFGRPNERVMKARDPEGSMLWPIIILAVAIVVMGLFPWQISDKVMIPAVKSLENQLAYISAVLGGA
- a CDS encoding NADH-quinone oxidoreductase subunit B family protein: MSIKVPANGGSNSSERERLEKRIAQLCRYIGKSPWVFHVNTGSCNGCDIEIIAALTPRYDAERFGVKLVGSPRHADILLVTGPVTNQSLERVKLVYEQTPEPKIVIAVGSCPTGGSVFYESPFTNAPLSNVIPVDVYVPGCPPRPEAILHGVVLALEKLAKLLKGGSEE
- a CDS encoding NADH-quinone oxidoreductase subunit C, which codes for MSEVNDNANVEKAREEVKEPTKAEKVAKAIAERFPNAQVEVKTNKWGRERVWVRIDRESYRELMRFIKTLDGEAHYSIGIEQDWGDDLGFLSHLVIYYDDAPAVSLLIDVHAPKDDPTLPDISDIFPIALQFEREGMEMVGIDFENAPDKRRLFLPDDFPEGIYPLRLDDKGVPEEMVHNAGHPYYLKGGAKK